AGTATGATTTGATATTTGCTGATCCTCCTTATGAACAAAATCATATTAATGAACTTTTATCTAATGATTACTTACCTGATATAATAACATCCAATGGACTGTTAATGATAGAACACAGTTCAAAGGAATTACCAAATTTAGAAGAAGTTTGTGAAGTCAAAAAAACTATTAAATGGAGTATAATAAAACAAAAAGTATATGGCGGAACTTATTTAACATTTTTAATAAAAGAGGTGAAATAAATTGAAGACTGCCATCTATCCTGGAAGCTTTGATCCTCCTACAATGGGACATTTGGATATTATAAGAAGAGCAAGTAAGGTTTCTGACAAAGTAATTGTTGCTATCTTAAATAACCCTCACAAAAAGAATCCGATGTTCTCAATTGAGGATAGAAAAAAAATGTTAGATCTAATAACAAAAGGACTTGAAAATGTTGAGATTGATCACTTTGAAGGTCTTTTGGTTGAGTATGCAGTCAAAAAGCAAGCTCAGATAATTATTAAAGGTCTAAGGGCTATTTCTGATTTTGAAAATGAATTTCAAATGGCTTTAACTAATAGAAAACTAACTCCAGAAGTAGAAACTGTTTTTATGATGACAAATGATAAATATTCTTATTTAAGTTCTAGTGTTGTTAAAGAGATTTTATATTTTGGAGGCTGTATAGATCAACTTGTACCTGAAGAAGTAAATGAATTTATTTCTGAGAAAATCAAACAAGGTGAAATTATTTTAGCTTAGATTTTAAAAGATTTTAACCTGGCTCCATTAATTAAAAGATATATAATAACTAAAGCTGCAATGCTAACTCCTATTATGACTGAAATAAGCCCGAACCAACTTAAACTAAAAGTCCAAGTATCAAGAAAAGTCATTTCCGTAGGAGTAGTAA
The Natranaerofaba carboxydovora genome window above contains:
- the coaD gene encoding pantetheine-phosphate adenylyltransferase is translated as MKTAIYPGSFDPPTMGHLDIIRRASKVSDKVIVAILNNPHKKNPMFSIEDRKKMLDLITKGLENVEIDHFEGLLVEYAVKKQAQIIIKGLRAISDFENEFQMALTNRKLTPEVETVFMMTNDKYSYLSSSVVKEILYFGGCIDQLVPEEVNEFISEKIKQGEIILA